One genomic window of Myxococcus xanthus includes the following:
- a CDS encoding DUF3332 domain-containing protein — MKRPSPWLAMMFAGFMSMHATGCFGQFQLTQKIWNFNKNISGNKFVQWLMFLVLTIIPVYGLGAFIDAIVINSIEFWTGSNPVASIDGAPETTRIVKLSPTDTLRLSRDVETGVMRMELAREGQETMVRYFEPLEDGMVVRDDAGAMLIQAQEATDGAVAVTDAAGTTLTVHARDALAVARRVYEEGGAQALAQHAVAQASVSQGLASNTCVAQ, encoded by the coding sequence ATGAAGCGTCCGTCCCCCTGGCTCGCCATGATGTTCGCCGGTTTCATGTCCATGCACGCCACCGGCTGCTTCGGCCAGTTCCAGCTCACGCAGAAGATCTGGAACTTCAACAAGAACATCTCCGGCAACAAGTTCGTGCAGTGGCTGATGTTCCTCGTGCTCACCATCATCCCCGTCTACGGGCTGGGCGCGTTCATCGACGCCATCGTCATCAACAGCATCGAGTTCTGGACGGGCAGCAACCCCGTCGCCAGCATCGACGGCGCGCCGGAGACCACCCGCATCGTCAAGCTGAGCCCCACCGACACGCTGCGCCTGTCGCGTGACGTGGAGACGGGCGTCATGCGCATGGAGCTGGCGCGCGAGGGCCAGGAGACGATGGTCCGCTACTTCGAGCCGCTCGAGGACGGCATGGTGGTCCGCGACGACGCCGGCGCCATGCTCATCCAGGCCCAGGAGGCGACGGACGGCGCGGTGGCGGTGACGGATGCCGCCGGAACCACGCTGACGGTCCACGCCCGTGACGCGCTGGCCGTGGCCCGCCGCGTGTACGAAGAGGGTGGCGCGCAGGCGCTCGCGCAGCACGCCGTGGCCCAGGCCTCCGTGTCCCAGGGCCTGGCCAGCAACACCTGCGTGGCCCAGTAG
- a CDS encoding GMC family oxidoreductase: MSLPEVDVCIIGSGAGGAPMALELGRAGFKVVVLEKGPHYQPKDFIHDEILNSRRNFFMPVPWEEPHLVRQGAKGRYEKTSAAWTANCVGGGTVHMSGFFYRLKPVDFRLRSTLGAVPGSTVADWPISYEELAPFYDKAEAELGVSGESVPHPFAEPRSGPYPLPPLDVHPVAKEIDKACGAMGWHSLPTARGIISKPYRGRAPCSYCALCGSYGCETGAKSGTNASLIPAAVATGNVDLRPGCMARTVEVDKQGRARGVVYLDADGVTREQPAKVIVVSCTAVESARLLLNSTSSRFPKGLANGNGLVGRNLTFSSFGESHATFRLSKQSAARPWLKDPSPFVNRSLQDFYLMPDAQFGFRKGGTLGFMWAHPNPIHAAVGLAGKGEKALFGKALKDKMREYRDSRILQFEVYAEFLPTAGTYVSVEDSVKDRYGIPVAAITVDRHPMDLAATRFLVERGEEVLLRLDPDDVRRGTTTGETSILQHGTCRFGDDAATSVLDRDCRAHEVPNLYVVDGSFMPTGGSVPSTLTISANSFRVADHLVRKLKG, encoded by the coding sequence ATGAGCCTGCCCGAGGTGGACGTCTGCATCATCGGCAGCGGCGCGGGCGGCGCGCCCATGGCGCTGGAGCTGGGCCGCGCGGGCTTCAAGGTGGTGGTGCTGGAGAAGGGCCCGCACTACCAGCCCAAGGACTTCATCCACGACGAAATCCTGAACAGCCGCCGGAACTTCTTCATGCCGGTGCCGTGGGAGGAGCCGCACCTGGTGCGCCAGGGCGCGAAGGGCCGCTACGAGAAGACGAGCGCGGCGTGGACGGCCAACTGCGTGGGCGGCGGCACCGTCCACATGAGCGGCTTCTTCTACCGGCTCAAGCCGGTGGACTTCCGGCTGCGCTCCACGCTGGGCGCCGTGCCCGGCAGCACCGTGGCGGACTGGCCCATCTCCTACGAGGAGCTGGCGCCCTTCTACGACAAGGCCGAGGCGGAGCTGGGCGTGTCCGGCGAGTCCGTCCCCCACCCCTTCGCCGAGCCGCGCAGTGGCCCCTACCCGCTGCCGCCGCTGGACGTGCATCCGGTGGCGAAGGAAATCGACAAGGCGTGCGGCGCCATGGGCTGGCATTCCCTGCCCACCGCGCGCGGAATCATCAGCAAGCCCTACCGGGGCCGCGCGCCGTGCTCATACTGCGCGCTGTGCGGCAGCTACGGCTGCGAGACGGGCGCAAAGAGCGGCACCAACGCCAGCCTCATCCCCGCCGCCGTGGCCACCGGCAACGTGGACCTGCGCCCCGGCTGCATGGCGCGCACGGTGGAGGTGGACAAGCAGGGCCGCGCGCGGGGCGTCGTCTACCTCGACGCAGACGGCGTGACGCGCGAGCAGCCGGCGAAGGTCATCGTCGTGTCCTGCACCGCCGTGGAGAGCGCGCGCCTGCTGCTCAACTCCACCTCCAGCCGCTTCCCGAAAGGCCTGGCCAACGGCAACGGACTGGTGGGGCGCAACCTCACCTTCAGCTCGTTCGGCGAATCCCACGCCACCTTCCGCCTGTCGAAGCAGTCCGCCGCGCGGCCGTGGCTGAAGGACCCATCTCCCTTCGTCAACCGCAGCCTCCAGGACTTCTACCTGATGCCCGACGCCCAGTTCGGCTTCCGCAAGGGCGGCACGCTGGGCTTCATGTGGGCCCACCCCAATCCCATCCACGCGGCAGTGGGGCTGGCGGGCAAGGGCGAGAAGGCCCTCTTCGGCAAGGCGTTGAAGGACAAGATGCGGGAGTACCGCGACTCACGCATCCTCCAGTTCGAGGTCTACGCCGAGTTCCTCCCCACCGCCGGCACCTACGTCAGCGTGGAGGACAGCGTGAAGGACCGCTACGGCATCCCCGTGGCGGCCATCACCGTGGACCGGCACCCCATGGACCTGGCGGCCACGCGCTTCCTGGTGGAGCGCGGAGAGGAGGTCCTCCTGCGCCTGGACCCGGATGACGTCCGCCGCGGCACCACCACCGGGGAGACGTCCATCCTCCAGCACGGCACCTGCCGCTTCGGCGACGACGCGGCGACCTCCGTGCTGGACCGCGACTGCCGCGCCCACGAGGTGCCCAACCTCTACGTGGTGGACGGCAGCTTCATGCCCACCGGCGGCAGCGTGCCGTCCACGCTCACCATCAGCGCCAACAGCTTCCGCGTGGCGGACCACCTGGTGCGCAAGCTCAAGGGCTGA
- a CDS encoding gluconate 2-dehydrogenase subunit 3 family protein — protein MTRAHSNRGRLSRRSLIQRLTFLGGGVVLLGPACKRSSESQEKTPPADTGPLAAKQDGQAPRTFSSFEYAVVAAATERILPRDEDPGALDANVPVYIDRILQTPELEPVREDFLSGVAALERRAQRMHQKGFAALTAEQQDELLTLFKDSPPRSGEAHFFELLTVMTLEGFLGDPSYGGNQGKVGWRLMGFDTVGTVASAPPEGYDGPKCLRECGVHR, from the coding sequence ATGACACGTGCGCATTCCAATCGGGGGCGCCTGTCCCGGCGCTCCCTCATCCAGCGGCTGACCTTCCTGGGCGGAGGCGTGGTGTTGCTCGGCCCCGCCTGCAAGCGCTCCTCCGAATCCCAAGAGAAGACGCCCCCCGCGGACACAGGTCCCCTGGCGGCGAAGCAGGACGGCCAGGCCCCGCGCACCTTCTCCTCCTTCGAATACGCGGTGGTGGCCGCCGCCACCGAGCGCATCCTCCCGCGAGACGAAGACCCGGGCGCCCTCGATGCGAATGTCCCCGTCTACATCGACCGCATCCTCCAGACACCTGAGCTGGAGCCCGTGCGCGAGGACTTCCTCTCTGGCGTGGCGGCCCTGGAGCGCCGCGCCCAGCGCATGCACCAGAAGGGCTTCGCCGCCCTGACGGCCGAGCAGCAGGACGAACTGCTCACCCTCTTCAAGGACAGCCCGCCCCGCAGCGGCGAGGCGCACTTCTTCGAGCTGCTGACGGTGATGACGCTGGAGGGCTTCCTCGGGGACCCGTCCTACGGCGGCAACCAGGGCAAGGTGGGCTGGCGGCTGATGGGCTTCGACACCGTGGGCACCGTCGCCTCCGCGCCGCCGGAAGGCTACGACGGGCCCAAGTGCCTACGTGAGTGTGGGGTCCACCGATGA
- a CDS encoding sigma 54-interacting transcriptional regulator: MPALPPAPIPSHTVIGARTQGERLSAQLFHLVLLDTERAGTVFPLANEALRVGKAPDNDVVIDHPTVSRNHLVVRRQGDRFLVQDLGSTNGTFLDGAQVREAFLRPGALLEVGDVRLRFSPQVSPVQVEPILEDRLGDLVGRSLPMRQIFALLQRIAPTDSTVLLVGETGSGKGAAAKATHKLSPRAGGPLVVFDCASVSDSLIESELFGHEKGAFTGAVSQRIGCLERANGGTLFLDEIDDLALDLQPKLLRAIEDREFRRLGASSPISFDARIIVASKKDLWAETQAGRFREDLYFRLSVFTVSLPSLRDRKEDIPLLVDAFAGEGLWPRLPEKIREQFTGHTWPGNVRELRNALERARHMVDIPELAGDTLLREFTREAPAAAGDSLPVEFTGPFKVCKDELIRAFEREYLTRLLGRAKGNIARAAREAELDRKHLYSLLHKYGLVQSETD, from the coding sequence ATGCCCGCCCTGCCCCCCGCACCCATCCCCTCTCACACCGTCATTGGCGCACGGACTCAAGGGGAACGGCTCTCCGCCCAGCTCTTCCACCTCGTCCTGCTGGACACCGAGCGCGCCGGCACCGTCTTCCCCCTGGCCAATGAAGCCCTCCGCGTGGGCAAGGCCCCGGACAATGACGTCGTCATCGACCACCCCACCGTGAGCCGCAACCACCTGGTGGTGCGCCGCCAGGGGGACCGCTTCCTCGTGCAGGACCTGGGCTCCACCAACGGCACCTTCCTGGACGGTGCCCAGGTGCGCGAGGCCTTCCTCCGCCCCGGCGCCCTGCTGGAGGTCGGCGACGTCCGGCTGCGCTTCAGTCCCCAGGTCTCCCCGGTCCAGGTCGAGCCCATCCTGGAGGACCGGCTGGGCGACCTGGTGGGCCGCAGCCTGCCCATGCGGCAGATTTTCGCGCTGCTCCAGCGCATCGCGCCCACCGACTCCACCGTGCTGCTGGTCGGTGAGACGGGCTCCGGCAAGGGTGCCGCCGCCAAGGCCACCCACAAGCTCAGCCCCCGCGCGGGCGGGCCGCTCGTCGTCTTCGACTGCGCCAGCGTGTCCGACTCCCTCATCGAGAGCGAGCTGTTCGGCCATGAGAAGGGCGCCTTCACCGGCGCGGTGAGCCAGCGCATCGGCTGCCTGGAGCGCGCCAACGGCGGCACCCTCTTCCTGGACGAAATCGACGACCTCGCCCTGGACCTGCAGCCCAAGCTGCTGCGCGCCATCGAGGACCGGGAGTTTCGCCGGCTCGGCGCCTCATCCCCCATCTCCTTCGACGCGCGCATCATCGTCGCCAGCAAGAAGGACTTGTGGGCGGAGACGCAGGCGGGCCGCTTCCGCGAGGACCTCTACTTCCGCCTCTCCGTCTTCACCGTCAGCCTGCCCTCGCTCAGAGACCGCAAGGAGGACATCCCCCTGCTGGTGGATGCCTTCGCGGGCGAAGGCCTGTGGCCCCGGCTGCCGGAGAAGATTCGCGAGCAGTTCACCGGGCACACCTGGCCGGGCAACGTGCGCGAATTGCGCAACGCCCTGGAGCGCGCCCGGCACATGGTGGACATTCCGGAGCTGGCCGGGGACACCCTGCTGCGCGAGTTCACCCGCGAGGCCCCCGCCGCCGCCGGGGACTCCCTGCCGGTGGAGTTCACCGGCCCCTTCAAGGTCTGCAAGGACGAGCTCATCCGCGCCTTCGAGCGCGAGTACCTCACCCGGCTGTTGGGCCGCGCCAAAGGCAACATCGCCCGCGCCGCCCGCGAGGCCGAGCTGGACCGGAAGCACCTGTACTCGCTGCTCCACAAGTACGGACTCGTTCAGAGCGAGACGGACTGA